In the Quercus lobata isolate SW786 chromosome 5, ValleyOak3.0 Primary Assembly, whole genome shotgun sequence genome, one interval contains:
- the LOC115992769 gene encoding polygalacturonase QRT3-like: MARIDMLVKLFMGFVYVNVILGYVESSYSGVTGYHDAIRRMALFKAAHIIRNGAPQPQSYSTPLVVSRSRVLHVTDYGADPTGRLDSTEALEQAISDAFGSPVDAHLMEGIADLGGTEIHLDGGTYKISRPLRLPKTSGGNFMIHGGSLHASNNFPMDRHLIELWPSSASLSYEYITLKDLMINSNFRGGGISIINSLRTIIDNCYISHFTTNGILIQDGHETYIRNSFIGQHINIGGDHREKDFSGIGINIMGNDNAVTDVVIFSASIGVMVSGQANVLTGVHCYNKATALGGTGIYVKAPGLTQTRIMNCYFDFTGIVAEDPVQLHITGSFFLGNAFVLIKSLAGVVCGVNIVDNMFSGDYTGVEIVQLEQSNVPFTNIDQVIVDRNNVRGMVLKSTVARGSVSSNGTTWTVDFSRVLLFPNLIKNVQYTLHAGATFPNHVLRNISKNCVTVESNVPVSATLHVSVDQSMVGYI; this comes from the exons ATGGCTAGGATAGATATGTTGGTTAAGCTATTCATGGGGTTTGTGTATGTAAATGTAATTCTTGGCTACGTTGAGAGCTCTTACTCTGGTGTGACCGGGTATCACGATGCAATACGCCGTATGGCTTTGTTTAAGGCTGCACATATCATCCGCAATGGAGCCCCTCAACCTCAGAGCTATTCAACACCACTG GTAGTATCAAGATCACGTGTTCTTCACGTGACCGATTATGGTGCTGATCCTACAGGAAGATTGGATAGCACTGAGGCACTTGAGCAAGCTATTTCTGATGCCTTTGGATCTCCAGTTGATGCCCACTTGATGGAGGGTATTGCTGATCTTGGAGGCACTGAGATTCATCTTGATGGAGGGACATACAAGATCAGCCGTCCATTACGTTTACCAAAAACAAGTGGCGGTAACTTCATG ATTCATGGAGGGTCACTTCATGCATCCAACAATTTCCCGATGGATCGCCATCTGATCGAGTTGTGGCCATCATCAGCTTCTTTATCGTATGAATATATTACACTCAAGGACCTTATGATAAACTCCAATTTTAGAGGGGGTGGTATTTCCATAATTAATTCACTAAGAACCATCATAGACAATTGTTACATTTCACATTTCACTACAAATGGTATACTAATCCAAGATGGGCATGAGACCTACATTAGAAATTCTTTCATTGGTCAACACATTAACATCGGCGGTGACCACCGTGAGAAGGACTTTTCCGGCATCGGAATTAACATCATGGGCAATGACAATGCGGTCACAGATGTGGTCATTTTCTCAGCATCAATAGGAGTTATGGTATCAGGGCAGGCCAATGTGCTCACTGGGGTACATTGTTATAACAAGGCCACTGCATTAGGTGGGACTGGCATTTATGTTAAGGCACCCGGTTTGACCCAAACCCGAATTATGAATTGTTACTTTGATTTCACTGGTATTGTGGCTGAGGATCCGGTCCAGCTCCACATAACCGGGTCATTCTTCCTTGGGAATGCCTTTGTTTTGATCAAGTCCTTGGCAGGAGTTGTGTGTGGTGTGAACATTGTTGATAACATGTTCTCTGGTGATTATACAGGGGTTgaaattgttcaattagaaCAATCAAATGTGCCATTCACAAATATTGATCAAGTAATTGTTGATCGAAATAATGTCCGAGGCATGGTACTTAAATCAACGGTAGCAAGAGGTTCAGTATCGAGTAATGGGACGACATGGACCGTCGATTTTTCAAGGGTCCTATTGTTCCCAAACCTAATAAAAAATGTGCAATACACATTGCATGCAGGTGCTACATTTCCTAATCATGTGTTACGGAATATATCGAAGAATTGTGTCACGGTCGAGTCGAACGTGCCTGTATCGGCAACATTGCATGTATCAGTGGATCAAAGCATGGTTGGGTACATATGA